One Methanolobus sp. WCC4 DNA segment encodes these proteins:
- a CDS encoding DUF1616 domain-containing protein encodes MLNPKNNHYTLDLKIILILAFLSVIFTVIPHLNETVLRIIYASLLIFFIPGYALIAAFFPRKNEINWVQRFTLSVAFSITIVIIDGLLISQTGWLFKPSSITISLFFITCILGLFAYINRSRINENERFTVPLYLKFHTDENEENSGIKEDSDDIKKFIVKNKIKVKPINGAKLNEIIDEGVEPKIRKALLIALLCSLIIVSGTFVHKTFTKEKETFTSLYILGPEGKAENYPSTLSMIQPTSLIVGIENYESASANYTLQVKLDNDIVAQSDVFLEKNEKWEEEVSILPTKYKKGIQKLEFALYKNGYNHRSVYLWVTQELTTFSSTNSKLIDFINLDNPSMESNESWQFTSTNDTYAKGYYRNLGIYSTGGYVIQSTYEGIIENYRENRHSVQQEVQSSRKENVLLSVYLKDTYTNNEEEDTQFKQVILNGDIVWSDGINGDEGWQHIQIPVTIQNGTNILGFTLKQERNKVIHPVSMIIDEISFLPLSEASPYIQNDNTIEFVPPTSKVLPLQSNINTENFTVKWEGTDEDTGILYFDIDYSTDGKKWKRWLSQTKETSATFEGKEGYTYYFRSKAVDYVFTEEQEHSVADAYTFVDNFAPIISLDITPNPTNDFTYITVESSEPLRKLTCTATERNFDESESITLTSSNNIVWSTKYYVEKDIDELDLEIAGEDFAGNTGYTLGTILISELLEELDITIDPGKVTGDETTIYIIPSSTLQNNPTVTVRDSKGRNLEVVFKGYSDSTYSYIVTMDDYTSDGYASVIASATTINSQNLYDHEAFKIARHEE; translated from the coding sequence ATGCTTAATCCCAAAAACAATCACTATACACTCGACCTGAAAATAATACTGATACTTGCTTTTTTATCAGTGATATTCACAGTGATTCCGCATTTAAATGAAACAGTACTAAGAATAATATATGCATCATTACTAATATTCTTCATCCCGGGATATGCTTTGATAGCTGCCTTCTTTCCAAGAAAGAACGAAATTAATTGGGTTCAACGTTTCACATTGAGTGTAGCTTTTAGTATAACCATAGTCATAATAGATGGATTGTTGATAAGTCAAACAGGATGGCTCTTCAAACCAAGCTCAATCACAATATCTCTTTTCTTTATCACTTGCATACTTGGTTTATTTGCTTACATCAATAGAAGTCGTATCAATGAAAATGAACGTTTCACTGTTCCTTTATATCTAAAATTCCATACAGATGAAAACGAAGAAAATAGTGGAATAAAAGAAGATAGTGATGACATAAAGAAATTCATTGTCAAAAATAAAATAAAGGTCAAACCTATAAATGGAGCAAAACTCAATGAAATCATAGATGAAGGAGTGGAACCTAAAATAAGAAAAGCTCTTTTAATCGCATTACTATGTTCACTAATTATTGTAAGTGGTACCTTTGTTCATAAGACTTTCACAAAAGAGAAAGAGACATTCACTTCACTTTATATTCTTGGTCCAGAAGGAAAAGCTGAAAATTATCCAAGTACATTATCAATGATACAACCTACAAGTTTGATTGTAGGAATTGAGAATTATGAATCCGCATCTGCAAATTATACACTTCAAGTGAAATTAGATAATGATATAGTAGCACAAAGTGATGTGTTTCTAGAGAAAAATGAAAAATGGGAAGAAGAAGTATCGATTTTACCTACAAAATACAAAAAAGGAATACAAAAATTAGAATTTGCACTATACAAAAATGGATATAACCATAGATCAGTTTATTTGTGGGTAACTCAGGAATTGACCACTTTTTCATCTACTAATTCTAAACTTATTGACTTCATAAACTTGGATAACCCTTCAATGGAATCTAATGAAAGCTGGCAATTTACTTCTACAAATGATACCTATGCTAAAGGATATTACAGAAATTTAGGAATATATTCGACAGGTGGTTATGTAATACAAAGTACTTATGAAGGCATAATAGAGAATTATAGAGAAAATAGACATTCTGTCCAGCAAGAAGTACAGAGTTCTAGGAAAGAAAATGTACTTTTGTCTGTCTACTTAAAGGATACATACACAAATAATGAAGAAGAAGATACTCAATTCAAACAAGTTATTCTCAATGGAGATATTGTCTGGTCGGATGGAATAAATGGTGATGAAGGCTGGCAGCACATACAAATCCCTGTCACAATACAAAATGGAACTAATATCCTTGGTTTCACATTGAAACAAGAGAGAAATAAAGTAATTCACCCTGTATCTATGATTATCGATGAAATCAGTTTCCTACCATTATCAGAAGCATCTCCATATATACAAAATGATAATACCATTGAATTTGTGCCTCCAACTTCAAAGGTGCTTCCACTTCAATCCAACATAAATACTGAGAATTTTACAGTTAAGTGGGAAGGAACTGATGAAGACACAGGCATCCTGTACTTTGATATTGATTATAGTACTGACGGAAAAAAATGGAAGCGCTGGTTGAGTCAAACCAAAGAGACATCCGCTACATTTGAAGGTAAAGAGGGTTATACCTATTACTTCCGGTCTAAAGCAGTTGATTATGTTTTCACAGAAGAACAAGAACATTCTGTTGCTGATGCATATACTTTTGTTGATAATTTTGCCCCTATTATCTCACTTGACATAACTCCGAACCCAACTAATGATTTTACCTATATTACTGTTGAATCTAGTGAGCCACTACGAAAATTGACATGTACAGCTACAGAACGAAACTTTGATGAATCTGAATCCATAACCTTGACAAGTTCAAATAATATAGTATGGAGTACAAAATATTACGTAGAAAAAGATATTGACGAGTTGGACCTTGAGATTGCAGGAGAAGATTTTGCAGGTAATACAGGCTATACATTAGGAACAATCCTGATTTCCGAGTTATTAGAAGAACTTGACATTACAATCGATCCTGGAAAGGTAACTGGAGATGAAACTACTATATATATAATTCCATCCTCCACACTCCAAAATAACCCTACCGTGACGGTCAGAGACTCAAAAGGAAGGAACTTAGAAGTAGTGTTTAAAGGCTATTCAGATAGCACCTATTCATATATTGTAACAATGGATGACTACACAAGTGATGGTTATGCATCGGTTATAGCCTCAGCAACAACCATTAACTCACAAAACCTGTATGATCATGAAGCTTTCAAGATAGCTAGACATGAAGAATAA
- the wecB gene encoding UDP-N-acetylglucosamine 2-epimerase (non-hydrolyzing): MKVISIVGARPQFIKCAPLSKELRKNHEEIIIHTGQHYNEEMSAFFFQELKIPAPDINLEIGSGSHGYQTGKMIIEIENFLLKEKPNVVLVYGDTNSTLAGAIAASKIDVNIAHVEAGLRSFDRSMPEEINRVVTDHLSQILLSPSQTAIENLAYEGVIENVHNVGDLMVEAVKNNLKLAERKSTILKDLNLNEKDYIVATVHRASNTDNLDKLNNIMKALAESNTEIILPLHPRTKKSLEACNLLDKYNTSIRFIPPLGYFDMLKLMSKSKKIVTDSGGIQKEAYILNVPCITLRDNTEWIETVEAGSNILVGFNHSKILSAINFFEGDDGDKTIYGKGDASKKICKILENHISSD; the protein is encoded by the coding sequence ATGAAAGTTATCTCAATTGTAGGTGCACGACCACAATTCATAAAGTGCGCACCACTATCGAAAGAATTGCGCAAGAACCATGAAGAAATCATCATTCATACTGGGCAACACTACAATGAAGAGATGTCAGCCTTTTTCTTCCAAGAACTAAAAATACCTGCACCAGACATTAATCTTGAAATTGGTTCTGGAAGCCATGGATATCAAACAGGAAAAATGATTATTGAAATTGAAAATTTTCTTTTAAAAGAAAAACCTAATGTTGTTCTTGTTTATGGAGACACAAACTCTACCTTAGCAGGTGCCATTGCAGCTTCAAAAATAGATGTGAATATTGCTCATGTAGAAGCCGGACTTCGTTCTTTCGACAGAAGCATGCCGGAAGAGATTAATAGAGTAGTAACTGATCACTTATCGCAAATATTGCTGAGTCCATCCCAAACTGCAATTGAAAATTTAGCTTATGAAGGGGTAATTGAAAATGTCCACAATGTTGGAGACCTCATGGTTGAAGCTGTGAAGAATAACCTGAAATTAGCAGAAAGAAAATCAACTATCCTTAAAGACTTAAACTTGAATGAGAAAGACTATATTGTAGCAACTGTGCACCGCGCTTCTAATACAGATAATCTTGATAAATTGAATAATATAATGAAAGCGCTTGCAGAATCCAACACCGAAATAATACTACCATTACACCCAAGAACGAAAAAATCACTGGAAGCATGCAATCTGTTAGATAAGTACAATACAAGTATCAGATTTATCCCCCCACTAGGTTATTTCGACATGTTGAAACTAATGTCAAAATCTAAGAAGATAGTTACTGATTCTGGTGGTATCCAAAAAGAAGCTTACATTCTAAATGTTCCATGCATCACTTTACGCGATAATACGGAGTGGATCGAGACAGTTGAAGCTGGAAGCAACATACTTGTTGGATTCAATCATAGCAAAATACTGAGCGCAATAAACTTTTTTGAAGGGGATGATGGTGACAAAACGATATATGGAAAAGGCGATGCTAGCAAGAAGATATGTAAAATCCTTGAGAACCATATTTCTTCTGATTAA